A region from the Benincasa hispida cultivar B227 chromosome 10, ASM972705v1, whole genome shotgun sequence genome encodes:
- the LOC120088623 gene encoding cellulose synthase-like protein H1 codes for MTKPSRLPLYEKVGVQRPIQRLLDVTIFFLLISLLVYRLLFLRNHGFTYLHSIAFLCEFWFTFTWALLINVTWNPVNYITYPQHLLKRVEELPPVDVFVTTADPLLEPPLITVNTVLSLLAVDYPANRLAVYVSDDACSPITFYSLTEALKFAKIWVPFCKEYQVEVRAPFRYFSNDLSSDGSEEFQCEWRRLKDEYEKLRQNIEEAAKNFVFPQLTSEFEDFSNTESNNHPPIIKIIWENKEGLWDGLPHLVYVSREKRPQHPHHYKAGAMNVLARVSGLMTNAPYMLNVDCDMFVNNPSVLLQGMCLFLDPTIDKEYAFVQFPQRFYNGLKDDPYGNQWIVMMEFTFRGMAGIQGPGYMGTGCIHRRKVLYGQSPDGANISGKHYDNELHKTFGNSKDFVNSAAHALRGLTDYPNSLSNSIVSLKEVATSDYEITSCWGTKVGWLYGSLLEDVLTGSEIHKKGWKSAYLTPTPPAFLGCAPSGGPIPLNHQKRAMTGLLEILFSKKCPIFSDLFGKLQFRQRMVSVWISLWGIRSIPEICYATLPAFCLIANTHFLPKIQEPVICIPLLLFVFYNLQQLLQYLETGQSARAWWNNERMARINTICASLLGTVAVVLKLLGLSETVFEVTKKESSSSSDDTESSSDEDLGRFTFDESPLFVPGTTILIIQLAALSVAFLRTRQPIVVGFGIGEVICSVWLILCFWSFLKGLFSKGKYGLPWSTLWKSSALAFLFVCLCIMSTK; via the exons ATGACCAAACCCAGCAGGCTGCCGCTATACGAAAAAGTTGGAGTTCAAAGACCAATACAGAGATTACTGGATGTtaccatcttcttcctcctcattTCACTGCTCGTTTATCGCCTCCTCTTCCTTCGTAACCATGGCTTCACTTACCTCCATTCTATTGCCTTCCTCTGCGAGTTTTGGTTCACTTTCACTTGGGCTCTTCTCATCAATGTCACATGGAATCCCGTCAATTACATTACCTATCCCCAACACCTCCTCAAACG AGTCGAGGAGCTTCCTCCGGTTGATGTATTCGTTACGACGGCGGATCCACTGCTGGAGCCGCCGTTAATCACCGTTAACACGGTTCTTTCTTTGTTAGCCGTCGATTATCCGGCCAATAGATTGGCTGTTTATGTCTCTGACGATGCCTGTTCTCCAATCACTTTCTATTCCCTTACTGAAGCCCTTAAGTTTGCTAAAATTTGGGTTCCGTTTTGCAAAGAGTATCAGGTTGAAGTTAGAGCTCCGTTTAGGTATTTTTCTAATGATTTAAGCTCTGATGGATCTGAGGAATTCCAGTGCGAGTGGAGGAGACTGAAG GATGAGTACGAGAAGCTACGGCAAAACATCGAGGAAGCAGCCAAAAATTTTGTGTTTCCACAGCTTACAAGCGAGTTTGAAGATTTCTCCAACACGGAATCGAATAATCATCCTCCTATAATCAAG ATAATTTGGGAGAACAAGGAAGGCCTTTGGGATGGATTGCCTCATTTGGTTTATGTCTCAAGAGAGAAGAGACCTCAACATCCACATCATTACAAAGCTGGTGCAATGAATGTTTTG GCTAGAGTTTCTGGATTGATGACCAACGCGCCTTATATGTTGAATGTAGATTGTGACATGTTTGTCAATAATCCTTCTGTTCTTTTACAAGGAATGTGTCTCTTTCTAGACCCAACTATTGATAAAGAGTATGCATTTGTTCAATTTCCCCAACGATTTTACAATGGACTTAAAGATGATCCATATGGGAACCAATGGATTGTCATGATGGAG TTTACTTTTCGTGGAATGGCAGGGATACAAGGGCCTGGTTATATGGGAACAGGATGTATCCATAGACGAAAAGTTTTATATGGTCAATCCCCAGATGGTGCAAATATTAGTG GAAAACATTATGACAATGAATTGCATAAAACATTTGGAAATTCGAAAGATTTCGTAAACTCAGCAGCTCATGCTCTGAGAGGCCTTACTGATTATCCAAATAGCCTATCCAATTCTATCGTATCATTGAAGGAAGTTGCCACCTCTGACTATGAAATCACTTCTTGTTGGGGTACCAAG GTGGGTTGGCTATATGGATCCTTATTGGAGGATGTATTGACTGGATCGGAGATCCATAAAAAGGGATGGAAATCTGCCTATCTTACACCAACTCCACCAGCCTTCCTAGGATGTGCCCCCTCAGGTGGTCCAATTCCATTAAACCATCAAAAGAGAGCAATGACAGGACTACTAGAAATTTTATTCAGCAAAAAATGCCCCATTTTCAGTGATCTTTTTGGTAAACTCCAATTCAGGCAGCGTATGGTCTCTGTGTGGATCTCTCTTTGGGGGATTCGTTCTATTCCAGAGATTTGTTATGCTACTCTCCCAGCATTCTGTTTGATTGCCAACACCCATTTCTTGCCCAAG ATACAAGAACCAGTAATCTGCATCCCTTTGCTGCTCTTTGTGTTTTACAATCTACAGCAGCTGTTACAATATTTGGAAACAGGCCAATCAGCAAGAGCATGGTGGAATAACGAGAGAATGGCGAGGATAAACACAATCTGTGCTTCCTTGCTTGGGACAGTGGCAGTAGTTCTCAAGCTATTAGGACTGTCGGAGACTGTGTTTGAAGTAACAAAAAAGGAATCGTCTTCTTCGAGTGACGACACGGAGAGTAGCAGTGATGAAGATTTGGGTCGTTTCACATTTGATGAGTCTCCGTTGTTTGTACCAGGCACTACCATTTTGATTATTCAACTGGCAGCActttcagtagctttcttaagGACAAGACAGCCAATTGTGGTAGGGTTTGGGATTGGGGAGGTGATATGCAGTGTGTGGCTGATTTTGTGCTTTTGGTCATTTTTGAAGGGGCTGTTTTCGAAGGGAAAATATGGGCTTCCATGGTCCACCTTGTGGAAATCCAGTGCTTTGGCATTCTTGTTTGTATGCTTGTGTATTATGTCTACAAAGTGA